One Salvelinus sp. IW2-2015 linkage group LG4q.2, ASM291031v2, whole genome shotgun sequence DNA window includes the following coding sequences:
- the LOC111962949 gene encoding monocarboxylate transporter 10-like, protein MHIFWTAIPFRRFYSEEPELIPRELRRPPPIKPPPDGGWGWVIVFSSFLYNVLVLGYHNSFGVYLISLLKEFGETSSKTAWVGSISYGFIMVCGPLSGKLTVRYGAREISILGSLIIMISTVCSSYAPNLGTLFFTHGFLTGVGSSFAFTPGMIMVSQYFTTKRSLATGIVMSGGAAGALVQTRLHLFLIDVLGWRQSLRVFSGLMIICVITGFTYLPLNPKGYTRSVVDNLKNSPLKKFVVDLGLWKDKIFLIWVAANGLCKFGFFIPYVHLVKHAVQLGIPVHSATNIMLFLGLTSMVSRIIFGRICDSERINRLYINQASVFGVGLLYMLIPLLHSYGSLVAFGLFLGIADAGNYILLPVLTFDLMGAEKMPVAWGFMLTVNAVSCLGPPFAGWVNDMTGSYNLGFVVAGALNVTACFVLALIPLAKRSTRQTCKSIMNVTIDRSTQEITQWADNLPPIAEVIHRYLSTHQKMTLPEITESRPEVYRGDDAETAGPAEVTRL, encoded by the exons ATGCACATCTTCTGGACTGCCATTCCCTTCAGGAGGTTTTACTCCGAGGAACCCGAGCTTATTCCTCGGGAGCTTCGCAGACCCCCACCTATCAAGCCTCCCCCGGACGGAGGATGGGGATGGGTGATTGTCTTTTCATCGTTCCTCtataatgtcctggtactgggatACCACAACTCCTTCGGAGTGTACCTCATCAGTCTCCTCAAAGAGTTTGGGGAGACAAGTTCTAAAACAG CATGGGTTGGCTCCATCAGCTATGGCTTCATCATGGTCTGTGGGCCCCTGTCTGGGAAGCTGACAGTCAGGTACGGAGCCAGAGAGATATCCATCCTAGGATCCCTCATCATCATGATCTCCACAGTGTGCTCGTCCTACGCACCCAATCTAGGAACACTGTTCTTCACACACGGCTTCCTCACTGGAGTGGGCTCCAGCTTTGCCTTCACCCCAG GTATGATCATGGTTAGCCAGTACTTCACCACCAAGCGTTCCCTGGCCACGGGGATAGTGATGTCAGGGGGAGCAGCAGGGGCCCTGGTCCAGACTCGGCTCCATCTGTTCCTCATAGACGTCCTGGGTTGGAGGCAGAGTCTCCGAGTGTTCTCAGGTCTCATGATTATTTGTGTCATCACCGGCTTCACCTACCTGCCCCTCAACCCCAAAG GTTACACCAGAAGTGTGGTGGATAATTTGAAGAACTCTCCCTTGAAGAAGTTTGTTGTGGACCTTGGCCTgtggaaagacaaaatatttctcATATGGGTTGCAGCCAATGGACTGTGTAAATTTGGATTCTTCATTCCATATGTCCACTTG GTGAAGCATGCGGTTCAGCTGGGCATCCCCGTCCACAGTGCCACTAACATCATGCTGTTCCTGGGCTTGACTAGCATGGTCAGCCGGATCATCTTCGGCAGGATCTGTGATTCAGAGAGAATCAACAGGCTCTACATCAACCAGGCCTCTGTCTTCGGTGTGG GTCTGCTGTACATGTTGATCCCACTGCTCCATTCCTACGGCTCTCTGGTGGCCTTCGGCCTGTTCCTGGGGATCGCTGATGCTGGCAACTACATCCTGCTCCCTGTCCTGACCTTTGACCTGATGGGGGCCGAGAAGATGCCCGTGGCCTGGGGGTTCATGCTCACGGTCAACGCGGTCAGCTGCTTGGGGCCGCCCTTTGCTG GTTGGGTGAATGACATGACAGGAAGCTACAACCTGGGCTTTGTGGTTGCCGGGGCGTTGAACGTGACAGCCTGTTTTGTCTTGGCCTTGATCCCCCTGGCCAAGAGGTCAACCAGACAGACATGCAAGAGCATCATGAACGTCACCATCGACCGCTCCACACAGGAAATCACGCAGTGGGCCGACAACCTGCCTCCTATCGCTGAGGTAATACACCGGTACCTCTCTACTCACCAGAAGATGACACT TCCAGAGATTACCGAGAGTAGACCTGAGGTGTACAGAGGAGATGATGCCGAAACCGCAGGACCTGCTGAAGTCACCCGGCTATAG